In a genomic window of Rhodobacter sp. 24-YEA-8:
- a CDS encoding tyrosine-type recombinase/integrase produces MTDEAPSPALRDHQPLALRDLAERARGYAEAASSANTRKAYAADWKHFADWCRREGLDPIAPDPQMVGLYITACASGTKSVGGRKNAVSTIERRLSALVWAYTQRGLMLDRRDRHIATVLAGIRNSHAEPPRQKEAILPEDLLAMLETCNRATLRGLRDRAMLLIGFAGGLRRSEITGLDMGRDQTSDGRGWIEVLPGGLLLRLRGKTGWREVEIGRGSSPLTCPVEALELWLRLARISRGPLFRRITGQGKEPGPLRLNDREIARLVKRAAQAAGLRGDLPEAERPALFSGHSLRAGLASSAEVDERHVQKQLGHASAEMTRRYQRRRDRFRVNLTQAAGL; encoded by the coding sequence GTGACGGACGAGGCCCCCTCCCCCGCCTTGCGCGACCACCAGCCGCTCGCACTCCGCGATCTGGCAGAGCGGGCGCGCGGCTATGCCGAGGCCGCGAGCTCTGCCAATACCCGCAAAGCCTACGCCGCGGACTGGAAGCATTTTGCGGATTGGTGCCGGCGCGAAGGCCTTGATCCGATCGCACCCGATCCGCAGATGGTCGGCCTTTACATTACTGCCTGCGCCAGTGGCACGAAATCTGTCGGCGGCCGAAAAAACGCGGTTTCAACCATCGAGCGGAGGCTTTCGGCCTTGGTCTGGGCCTATACGCAGCGCGGACTGATGCTTGACCGGCGCGACCGCCATATCGCCACCGTTCTCGCCGGCATCCGCAACAGCCATGCCGAACCACCGCGCCAGAAAGAAGCGATCCTGCCCGAGGATCTGCTCGCCATGCTGGAAACCTGCAATCGGGCCACGCTTCGCGGGCTGCGCGACCGCGCCATGCTGCTGATCGGTTTTGCCGGTGGCCTCAGGCGGTCTGAAATCACCGGGCTCGATATGGGCCGTGATCAGACCAGCGACGGGCGGGGCTGGATCGAGGTACTGCCTGGCGGCCTCCTCCTCAGGCTGCGCGGCAAGACCGGCTGGCGCGAGGTCGAGATAGGGCGCGGCTCCTCGCCCCTCACCTGCCCGGTCGAGGCGCTGGAACTGTGGCTCCGCCTTGCGCGGATTTCGCGGGGCCCGCTTTTCCGCCGCATCACGGGCCAGGGCAAGGAACCAGGGCCGCTCCGGCTGAATGACCGGGAAATCGCCCGCCTTGTCAAACGCGCGGCCCAGGCTGCAGGATTGCGCGGGGACCTGCCCGAGGCCGAGCGACCCGCCCTCTTTTCCGGCCATAGCCTGCGCGCCGGCCTCGCCTCTTCTGCCGAGGTCGACGAACGCCATGTGCAAAAGCAGCTCGGCCATGCCAGCGCCGAAATGACCCGCCGCTACCAGCGCCGGCGCGACAGGTTCAGGGTCAATCTGACCCAGGCTGCAGGGCTGTGA
- a CDS encoding DUF6538 domain-containing protein → MKPILRGTTYHLRKRVPQRYRPVEPRDTVWISLHTDSEKVAKAKAPAAWSELVEAWEAKLFGKEADAEQFFEAAK, encoded by the coding sequence ATGAAACCTATCCTGCGCGGCACCACCTATCATCTTCGTAAACGTGTCCCGCAGCGATATCGGCCCGTGGAGCCGCGAGACACGGTCTGGATCAGCCTGCATACCGATTCCGAGAAAGTGGCCAAAGCGAAGGCTCCGGCGGCATGGTCCGAGCTTGTAGAGGCTTGGGAAGCCAAGTTGTTTGGCAAAGAAGCCGATGCCGAACAATTCTTTGAGGCCGCGAAGTGA
- a CDS encoding formylglycine-generating enzyme family protein, with product MSAGSPCCAPCRGAAATLSTATGRGTASDTLRAAVLAEMRLLKGGFFDMGNAKPRYEADLDNPRRRVKIAPFQMSATVVTNRLFARFIAESGYRTTAEREGWSFVFHLFLADPGAYLTHPAGTPWWRRVAGATWNHPEGPGSDIAGREDHPVTHVSWGDASAFAHFTGTRLPSEAEWEYAARGGLARMAFPWGNEMRPGGAFRHNTWQGVFPSENTGEDGFNGTAPALAFPPNGFGLYNMTGNVWEWVQDWFGPLPAAKYPPPSNPAGPDTGSHRVMRGGSHLCHASYCERYFVHSRSHNTPDSSTGHIGFRVAL from the coding sequence GTGAGCGCGGGGTCTCCCTGCTGCGCCCCGTGCCGTGGCGCGGCGGCCACGCTTTCTACCGCGACCGGGCGAGGGACCGCATCAGACACGCTCCGGGCGGCTGTGCTGGCAGAGATGCGCCTGTTGAAGGGCGGGTTCTTCGACATGGGCAATGCGAAGCCGCGCTATGAGGCCGATCTCGACAATCCGCGGCGCCGGGTGAAGATCGCGCCCTTTCAGATGAGCGCGACGGTGGTGACAAACCGGCTTTTCGCGCGCTTCATCGCGGAAAGCGGCTACCGCACCACCGCCGAACGGGAGGGGTGGTCCTTTGTTTTCCATCTTTTCCTTGCAGATCCTGGCGCTTATCTCACCCATCCTGCGGGAACGCCCTGGTGGCGTCGGGTGGCGGGTGCGACCTGGAACCACCCCGAAGGCCCAGGCTCGGATATTGCAGGCCGCGAAGATCACCCGGTCACACATGTTTCCTGGGGGGATGCATCGGCTTTCGCGCATTTCACCGGCACGCGGCTCCCGTCAGAAGCCGAATGGGAATATGCCGCGCGGGGTGGTCTGGCGCGGATGGCCTTCCCCTGGGGCAACGAAATGCGTCCAGGGGGGGCCTTTCGCCACAACACCTGGCAGGGGGTTTTCCCCAGCGAAAATACAGGTGAAGACGGCTTCAATGGCACGGCGCCCGCCCTGGCCTTCCCGCCTAACGGCTTCGGCCTCTACAATATGACGGGCAATGTCTGGGAATGGGTGCAGGACTGGTTCGGCCCCTTGCCGGCAGCAAAATACCCGCCGCCGAGCAATCCCGCCGGGCCGGATACGGGCAGTCACAGGGTGATGCGGGGTGGCTCGCATCTCTGCCACGCCTCTTACTGCGAGCGCTATTTTGTGCATTCGCGGAGCCACAACACGCCCGACAGCTCGACCGGGCATATCGGATTCCGCGTCGCGCTTTAG
- a CDS encoding sulfatase-like hydrolase/transferase: MTRKNILLVSFDDAVAPWRYKTAFGAPLQIPNLDGLCEVSSNFHAACSQAPVCGPSRASMMTTLMPHETQIFDNARYVFRQVPARRCFVHDLNGAGYFCSSGGKVHHDPVLRPRHHRALYSDESKEFTLDVKLTREMKKRVKFYGGYRHGRGTEDFTDDDFFFDAQSASSAISFLENYEGEAPFYRELGFFSPHSPHNTPARFKEMYDHTALHKPPEWSGYIADAPYVVENIPELVEFRDEEYWQKSIRNYFSAYSHADYQLGRVLTALRNSRHADNTVILVVADHGFHLGNRNIFRKTTLWEQSLNVPIIICDPTDGVRRDIHDPVALIDLGPTVLDLAGVAPQERRFGQSLMRLLRGERVPDEIIPSFYKDNVSIRKGRYRLIRYRDGGHQLFDVEEDYWAQHDLGTSHPIFAPMKEAMEDWLAAAGYHFESATAPAEAPEDA, encoded by the coding sequence ATGACCAGAAAGAATATTCTGCTTGTCAGTTTCGATGACGCCGTAGCGCCCTGGCGTTACAAGACGGCGTTTGGCGCGCCGCTGCAGATCCCAAATCTCGACGGGCTTTGTGAGGTGTCATCGAACTTCCACGCGGCCTGCTCCCAGGCGCCGGTCTGCGGCCCCTCTCGCGCCAGTATGATGACCACGCTGATGCCGCATGAAACCCAGATTTTTGACAATGCGCGCTATGTTTTCCGGCAGGTGCCGGCGCGTCGCTGTTTCGTGCATGATCTGAACGGAGCGGGATATTTCTGTTCCTCGGGCGGCAAGGTCCATCATGATCCGGTCCTGCGACCGCGTCATCACAGGGCGCTTTACTCCGACGAGAGTAAGGAATTCACTCTGGATGTGAAGCTGACGCGCGAAATGAAGAAGCGGGTGAAGTTCTACGGTGGCTATCGTCACGGGCGCGGCACCGAAGATTTCACCGATGACGATTTCTTCTTTGACGCCCAGTCCGCCAGCTCGGCCATCAGCTTCCTCGAAAACTACGAGGGCGAGGCGCCGTTCTACCGCGAGCTTGGGTTTTTCAGCCCGCATTCACCGCACAACACCCCGGCGCGCTTCAAGGAAATGTATGATCATACAGCCCTGCACAAACCGCCAGAATGGAGCGGCTACATCGCCGATGCGCCGTATGTAGTGGAAAATATTCCCGAACTTGTCGAGTTCCGGGATGAGGAATACTGGCAGAAAAGCATCCGCAATTACTTTTCCGCCTATAGCCATGCTGATTACCAGCTGGGGCGGGTGCTCACAGCGCTGCGCAATTCCCGTCATGCCGATAACACGGTGATTTTGGTGGTGGCAGATCATGGCTTCCATCTCGGGAACCGCAATATCTTTCGCAAGACGACGCTGTGGGAACAGTCGCTGAATGTGCCGATCATCATCTGTGACCCGACCGACGGGGTGCGGCGCGACATCCACGACCCGGTGGCGCTGATCGACCTTGGCCCGACCGTGCTTGATCTGGCCGGTGTCGCCCCGCAAGAACGGCGTTTCGGCCAGTCCCTGATGCGGCTTTTGCGCGGCGAACGCGTGCCGGATGAGATCATCCCTTCGTTTTACAAGGATAACGTGTCGATCCGCAAAGGCAGATACCGGCTGATCCGGTACCGCGATGGCGGGCACCAGCTGTTTGATGTCGAAGAAGATTACTGGGCACAGCACGATCTTGGCACCAGCCATCCGATCTTCGCGCCGATGAAAGAGGCGATGGAGGATTGGCTGGCGGCGGCGGGTTACCATTTTGAAAGTGCCACTGCTCCGGCTGAAGCCCCGGAAGACGCGTGA
- a CDS encoding diguanylate cyclase — MSPDLLIAGLNTVGLIAICTIAYGWLQRLMPHRLVRQCAVGCLLGTGAALSMLEPYTVLSGLQIDSRNLFLAVSTAFGGALSTVISFTISGLVRISIGGPGVVTGLATMIFACLMAGLWTYVTRGKRRRSWMAWVMLGVILSAPLLAVMLLMKVMNPYVALMRLTTDMIGAVFFGRMFEGELRRGNRERQLNLEASTDALTGLPNRRALMNYISHISPTDQETMALLVVDADHFKSINDTHGHDVGDEVLKMIAKSISASIRHGDFAARFGGEEFAVLLRVEKTEDGYEMAERLRREISGLHEVFGKRITVTVSVGGVSLPPDKFDFRQVFHQADAALYAAKRMGRNCAVFL; from the coding sequence ATGTCGCCAGATCTGCTCATCGCCGGGCTGAATACTGTTGGCCTGATTGCCATCTGCACTATTGCTTATGGCTGGCTTCAGCGACTCATGCCGCATCGGCTGGTTCGCCAATGTGCCGTTGGCTGCCTTCTGGGCACCGGTGCTGCGTTGTCGATGCTGGAGCCCTACACTGTCTTAAGCGGGCTTCAGATTGACAGCAGAAACCTCTTTCTGGCGGTTTCCACAGCCTTCGGAGGCGCTCTGTCAACCGTGATATCGTTCACGATATCGGGCCTGGTCAGGATCAGTATCGGCGGACCTGGCGTGGTCACAGGTTTAGCGACCATGATATTTGCATGCCTGATGGCCGGCCTTTGGACCTATGTAACGCGCGGTAAGCGGCGCAGAAGCTGGATGGCATGGGTGATGCTTGGCGTAATCCTCAGCGCACCACTGCTCGCCGTTATGCTGTTGATGAAGGTCATGAATCCCTACGTCGCACTGATGCGCCTTACAACAGATATGATTGGCGCAGTTTTCTTCGGCCGGATGTTCGAAGGCGAGCTGCGGCGCGGAAACCGTGAGAGGCAGCTAAACCTTGAAGCCAGCACGGATGCGCTGACAGGTCTGCCGAACCGTCGGGCCCTGATGAACTATATTTCGCATATCAGTCCCACTGACCAGGAAACCATGGCGTTACTGGTCGTCGACGCAGATCACTTCAAATCGATAAACGACACGCATGGCCACGATGTTGGCGATGAAGTGCTTAAAATGATTGCTAAATCGATATCGGCATCCATTCGCCATGGCGACTTCGCAGCAAGATTTGGCGGCGAAGAGTTCGCGGTTCTGCTCCGGGTGGAGAAAACTGAAGATGGGTATGAAATGGCCGAACGTCTTCGCAGAGAGATTTCTGGCTTGCATGAGGTTTTCGGGAAGCGAATAACCGTCACCGTAAGTGTTGGCGGCGTGTCCCTGCCGCCTGACAAATTCGACTTCCGGCAGGTCTTTCATCAGGCAGATGCCGCACTTTATGCAGCGAAGCGGATGGGGCGGAACTGTGCGGTCTTTCTGTGA